In Citrus sinensis cultivar Valencia sweet orange chromosome 2, DVS_A1.0, whole genome shotgun sequence, a single genomic region encodes these proteins:
- the LOC127899730 gene encoding uncharacterized protein LOC127899730 isoform X2, with translation MESVDGKRKKSKEKSLWQEKQAVKKKAWIYYFKAEAKRLRLLGVEKVDKTVRADIAQNWKKLTPEERHQWMVSNMNEISSSNSSENSGTSKNIKESDEEKTDGGNLLSRCRVASFSDVVSSFSSDQQAAVNETGLGSLLDLKCGRLRQELCAALIQQCDVGRQSIILHGKEYNLSPTVFATIMGVRDGGTRVDLNDQAVDITDLRVVYSSGPRGIHIAEVKKRLMNTSTSDDEFKILFSLFALGTILCPTSAIYINPLYLRALKDTNSIRGKNWASWCFTFLWEGVQKFKENKVSSVSGCVLFLKLFYFSSVVYDRPSIDRTMCPISVWNNDEIRRFLKWQKKLGGIKSNKVSMRDPDRLHKPEQAEPPGWNNANNDAFQLLMERFGSFVAQNKESFQTIERRLENIEKILGELTSKYHGGSSKQPVAPDPPSNVKSQNRTSPDGKRMSKTEGKMILVSDDDTVDRRVKASLRAFDVMLGCIGTTAHTSETPLDSFQFDRGHDLHLTPKPREEGENLAEPLDTKQEFQTSTSMSVPATRPARNRRPGRYQLSPYDKVSRGAKAKFKAGPFHVNNPLSLDQLKLIQYAFDKGGNGSEIVVSTDDQFISKHNFMSLLPNTALSGEILTMIAYHLTLYERAKRNDAPINWYLPTIYAQSALTVGADVDGFAQAASVGKPFMLDFQRCQKEGYGEVWDPLPDGRSNRKREQQAERILHSLDSIFHSKLPPNVKPSTRFIWFPIRSGEGVPKQPNGFDCGIYVIKFMETPGLIPIKSYMHDSQDVRGRLAVQLIDSAFNEARAGLLAQANVTFAEHAAQARAIPSTLKANTYRIGAKAPGKSRKKNPKRLRS, from the exons ATGGAATCTGTTGATGGTAAGAGGAAAAAAtcgaaagaaaaatcattatggCAGGAAAAGCAAGcagtgaaaaaaaaagcatggaTATACTATTT TAAGGCAGAAGCAAAACGACTAAGGCTATTAGGGGTAGAAAAGGTGGATAAAACG GTTAGAGCTGATATTGCACAAAATTGGAAGAAACTAACCCCCGAGGAGAGGCATCAATGGATGGTTAGTAATATGAATGAGATATCTAGCTCAAATAGTAGTGAAAATAGTGGTACgagtaaaaatattaaggaATCTGATGAGGAGAAGACTGATGGTGGCAACCTTCTATCTCGATGTCGTGTAGCCTCATTCTCCGATGTGGTTTCATCTTTTTCAAGTGACCAACAAGCAGCAGTGAATGAAACCGGCTTAGGAAGTCTACTTGACCTAAAATGTGGACGCTTAAGACAAGAGTTATGTGCAGCCCTAATTCAACAATGTGATGTAGGTAGGCAAAGTATAATTCTACATGGGAAAGAATACAATTTAAGCCCTACAGTGTTTGCAACTATAATGGGGGTTAGAGATGGAGGCACACGTGTGGACTTAAATGACCAAGCAGTTGATATAACTGATTTGCGTGTAGTGTATAGTAGTGGACCTAGAGGAATTCATATAGCGGAGGTGAAAAAAAGGCTAATGAATACTTCAACTTCTGATGATGAATTTAAGATACTTTTTAGTCTTTTTGCGTTGGGAACCATTTTATGTCCCACAAGTGCAATATACATTAATCCGTTGTATCTTCGTGCACTGAAAGATACAAATTCAATTAGAGGAAAAAATTGGGCTAGTTGGTGTTTTACCTTTTTATGGGAAGGTGTGCAAAAGTTTAAAGAGAATAAAGTTAGCTCTGTTAGCGGCTGTGTTCTTTTCTTAAAG TTGTTCTACTTTTCCTCCGTTGTATATGATCGACCTTCTATTGATAGAACAATGTGTCCTATCAGTGTATGGAATAATGATGAGATTCGACGATTCTTGAAATGGCAAAAAAAGCTTGGTGGCATCAAAAGCAATAAG gTTTCGATGCGTGACCCTGATCGGCTTCATAAGCCTGAACAAGCAGAACCTCCTGGGTGGAACAATGCGAATAATGATGCTTTTCAGTTACTAATGGAAAGGTTTGGGTCATTCGTCGCACAAAACAAAGAGTCGTTCCAAACCATTGAACGGAGATTGGAAAATATAGAGAAAATATTGGGAGAGTTGACATCAAAGTATCACGGAGGATCAAGCAAACAACCAGTTGCTCCCGATCCACCTTCAAATGTGAAAAGTCAAAATCGTACATCTCCGGATGGAAAAAGAATGTCAAAAACTGAAGGGAAAATGATTTTGGTCAGTGATGACGACACCGTGGATCGTAGAGTGAAAGCAAGTTTACGAGCCTTTGATGTTATGTTGGGCTGTATTGGGACTACTGCACATACTAGTGAAACTCCGCTCgattcatttcaatttgatAGAGGACATGATCTCCATTTAACGCCAAAACCTCGAGAGGAGGGAGAG AATTTAGCTGAACCACTTGACACTAAGCAAGAGTTCCAGACCTCCACTAGCATGAGCGTACCAGCAACACGACCAGCACGGAATAGAAGGCCGGGACGATACCAACTCTCTCCTTATGATAAAGTGTCTCGGGGAGCGAAGGCTAAGTTTAAAGCTGGTCCTTTCCATGTAAATAACCCCCTTTCTCTTGACCAATTGAAGCTCATTCAATATGCATTTGATAAAGGTGGTAACGGAAG CGAAATCGTTGTCTCTACTGATGATCAATTTATCTCCAAGCATAATTTCATGAGCCTTTTGCCTAACACGGCTCTGAGTGGAGAG ATTCTCACCATGATAGCATATCACCTCACACTATATGAACGGGCTAAACGCAATGATGCACCAATAAACTGGTATTTACCGACAATATATGCA CAATCAGCACTTACCGTTGGAGCCGACGTTGATGGTTTTGCACAAGCAGCAAGTGTCGGAAAACCTTTCATGCTAGACTTTCAAAGGTGCCAAAAG GAAGGCTATGGTGAGGTTTGGGACCCTCTTCCTGATGGTCGAAGTAATCGAAAACGCGAGCAACAAGCTGAACGCATA TTACATTCTCTTGATtccatttttcattcaaaGTTACCTCCAAATGTCAAGCCATCAACGCGATTCATTTGGTTCCCTATTCGGTCTGGTGAGGGGGTTCCGAAACAACCAAACGGATTTGATTGTGGAATCTATGTCATCAAATTCATGGAGACTCCAGGGCTCATTCCTATCAAATCATATAtg CATGATTCCCAAGATGTTCGTGGAAGACTAGCAGTTCAACTTATCGACTCGGCCTTTAATGAAGCACGAGCTGGATTGCTTGCTCAAGCAAACGTCACATTTGCTGAGCATGCTGCCCAGGCAAGGGCCATACCGTCTACGCTGAAGGCAAACACATATAGAATAGGCGCGAAAGCTCCAGGGAAAAGTcggaaaaaaaatccaaaaagatTGCGGTCGTAA
- the LOC127899730 gene encoding uncharacterized protein LOC127899730 isoform X6: MESVDGKRKKSKEKSLWQEKQAVKKKAWIYYFKAEAKRLRLLGVEKVDKTVRADIAQNWKKLTPEERHQWMLFYFSSVVYDRPSIDRTMCPISVWNNDEIRRFLKWQKKLGGIKSNKVSMRDPDRLHKPEQAEPPGWNNANNDAFQLLMERFGSFVAQNKESFQTIERRLENIEKILGELTSKYHGGSSKQPVAPDPPSNVKSQNRTSPDGKRMSKTEGKMILVSDDDTVDRRVKASLRAFDVMLGCIGTTAHTSETPLDSFQFDRGHDLHLTPKPREEGENLAEPLDTKQEFQTSTSMSVPATRPARNRRPGRYQLSPYDKVSRGAKAKFKAGPFHVNNPLSLDQLKLIQYAFDKGGNGSEIVVSTDDQFISKHNFMSLLPNTALSGEILTMIAYHLTLYERAKRNDAPINWYLPTIYAQSALTVGADVDGFAQAASVGKPFMLDFQRCQKIYVPINDGAFHWFLFIVNVKEGYGEVWDPLPDGRSNRKREQQAERILHSLDSIFHSKLPPNVKPSTRFIWFPIRSGEGVPKQPNGFDCGIYVIKFMETPGLIPIKSYMHDSQDVRGRLAVQLIDSAFNEARAGLLAQANVTFAEHAAQARAIPSTLKANTYRIGAKAPGKSRKKNPKRLRS, from the exons ATGGAATCTGTTGATGGTAAGAGGAAAAAAtcgaaagaaaaatcattatggCAGGAAAAGCAAGcagtgaaaaaaaaagcatggaTATACTATTT TAAGGCAGAAGCAAAACGACTAAGGCTATTAGGGGTAGAAAAGGTGGATAAAACG GTTAGAGCTGATATTGCACAAAATTGGAAGAAACTAACCCCCGAGGAGAGGCATCAATGGATG TTGTTCTACTTTTCCTCCGTTGTATATGATCGACCTTCTATTGATAGAACAATGTGTCCTATCAGTGTATGGAATAATGATGAGATTCGACGATTCTTGAAATGGCAAAAAAAGCTTGGTGGCATCAAAAGCAATAAG gTTTCGATGCGTGACCCTGATCGGCTTCATAAGCCTGAACAAGCAGAACCTCCTGGGTGGAACAATGCGAATAATGATGCTTTTCAGTTACTAATGGAAAGGTTTGGGTCATTCGTCGCACAAAACAAAGAGTCGTTCCAAACCATTGAACGGAGATTGGAAAATATAGAGAAAATATTGGGAGAGTTGACATCAAAGTATCACGGAGGATCAAGCAAACAACCAGTTGCTCCCGATCCACCTTCAAATGTGAAAAGTCAAAATCGTACATCTCCGGATGGAAAAAGAATGTCAAAAACTGAAGGGAAAATGATTTTGGTCAGTGATGACGACACCGTGGATCGTAGAGTGAAAGCAAGTTTACGAGCCTTTGATGTTATGTTGGGCTGTATTGGGACTACTGCACATACTAGTGAAACTCCGCTCgattcatttcaatttgatAGAGGACATGATCTCCATTTAACGCCAAAACCTCGAGAGGAGGGAGAG AATTTAGCTGAACCACTTGACACTAAGCAAGAGTTCCAGACCTCCACTAGCATGAGCGTACCAGCAACACGACCAGCACGGAATAGAAGGCCGGGACGATACCAACTCTCTCCTTATGATAAAGTGTCTCGGGGAGCGAAGGCTAAGTTTAAAGCTGGTCCTTTCCATGTAAATAACCCCCTTTCTCTTGACCAATTGAAGCTCATTCAATATGCATTTGATAAAGGTGGTAACGGAAG CGAAATCGTTGTCTCTACTGATGATCAATTTATCTCCAAGCATAATTTCATGAGCCTTTTGCCTAACACGGCTCTGAGTGGAGAG ATTCTCACCATGATAGCATATCACCTCACACTATATGAACGGGCTAAACGCAATGATGCACCAATAAACTGGTATTTACCGACAATATATGCA CAATCAGCACTTACCGTTGGAGCCGACGTTGATGGTTTTGCACAAGCAGCAAGTGTCGGAAAACCTTTCATGCTAGACTTTCAAAGGTGCCAAAAG atttATGTTCCAATTAACGATGGTGCCTTTCATTGGTTCCTGTTCATCGTGAATGTGAAGGAAGGCTATGGTGAGGTTTGGGACCCTCTTCCTGATGGTCGAAGTAATCGAAAACGCGAGCAACAAGCTGAACGCATA TTACATTCTCTTGATtccatttttcattcaaaGTTACCTCCAAATGTCAAGCCATCAACGCGATTCATTTGGTTCCCTATTCGGTCTGGTGAGGGGGTTCCGAAACAACCAAACGGATTTGATTGTGGAATCTATGTCATCAAATTCATGGAGACTCCAGGGCTCATTCCTATCAAATCATATAtg CATGATTCCCAAGATGTTCGTGGAAGACTAGCAGTTCAACTTATCGACTCGGCCTTTAATGAAGCACGAGCTGGATTGCTTGCTCAAGCAAACGTCACATTTGCTGAGCATGCTGCCCAGGCAAGGGCCATACCGTCTACGCTGAAGGCAAACACATATAGAATAGGCGCGAAAGCTCCAGGGAAAAGTcggaaaaaaaatccaaaaagatTGCGGTCGTAA
- the LOC127899730 gene encoding uncharacterized protein LOC127899730 isoform X1, which produces MESVDGKRKKSKEKSLWQEKQAVKKKAWIYYFKAEAKRLRLLGVEKVDKTVRADIAQNWKKLTPEERHQWMVSNMNEISSSNSSENSGTSKNIKESDEEKTDGGNLLSRCRVASFSDVVSSFSSDQQAAVNETGLGSLLDLKCGRLRQELCAALIQQCDVGRQSIILHGKEYNLSPTVFATIMGVRDGGTRVDLNDQAVDITDLRVVYSSGPRGIHIAEVKKRLMNTSTSDDEFKILFSLFALGTILCPTSAIYINPLYLRALKDTNSIRGKNWASWCFTFLWEGVQKFKENKVSSVSGCVLFLKLFYFSSVVYDRPSIDRTMCPISVWNNDEIRRFLKWQKKLGGIKSNKVSMRDPDRLHKPEQAEPPGWNNANNDAFQLLMERFGSFVAQNKESFQTIERRLENIEKILGELTSKYHGGSSKQPVAPDPPSNVKSQNRTSPDGKRMSKTEGKMILVSDDDTVDRRVKASLRAFDVMLGCIGTTAHTSETPLDSFQFDRGHDLHLTPKPREEGENLAEPLDTKQEFQTSTSMSVPATRPARNRRPGRYQLSPYDKVSRGAKAKFKAGPFHVNNPLSLDQLKLIQYAFDKGGNGSEIVVSTDDQFISKHNFMSLLPNTALSGEILTMIAYHLTLYERAKRNDAPINWYLPTIYAQSALTVGADVDGFAQAASVGKPFMLDFQRCQKIYVPINDGAFHWFLFIVNVKEGYGEVWDPLPDGRSNRKREQQAERILHSLDSIFHSKLPPNVKPSTRFIWFPIRSGEGVPKQPNGFDCGIYVIKFMETPGLIPIKSYMHDSQDVRGRLAVQLIDSAFNEARAGLLAQANVTFAEHAAQARAIPSTLKANTYRIGAKAPGKSRKKNPKRLRS; this is translated from the exons ATGGAATCTGTTGATGGTAAGAGGAAAAAAtcgaaagaaaaatcattatggCAGGAAAAGCAAGcagtgaaaaaaaaagcatggaTATACTATTT TAAGGCAGAAGCAAAACGACTAAGGCTATTAGGGGTAGAAAAGGTGGATAAAACG GTTAGAGCTGATATTGCACAAAATTGGAAGAAACTAACCCCCGAGGAGAGGCATCAATGGATGGTTAGTAATATGAATGAGATATCTAGCTCAAATAGTAGTGAAAATAGTGGTACgagtaaaaatattaaggaATCTGATGAGGAGAAGACTGATGGTGGCAACCTTCTATCTCGATGTCGTGTAGCCTCATTCTCCGATGTGGTTTCATCTTTTTCAAGTGACCAACAAGCAGCAGTGAATGAAACCGGCTTAGGAAGTCTACTTGACCTAAAATGTGGACGCTTAAGACAAGAGTTATGTGCAGCCCTAATTCAACAATGTGATGTAGGTAGGCAAAGTATAATTCTACATGGGAAAGAATACAATTTAAGCCCTACAGTGTTTGCAACTATAATGGGGGTTAGAGATGGAGGCACACGTGTGGACTTAAATGACCAAGCAGTTGATATAACTGATTTGCGTGTAGTGTATAGTAGTGGACCTAGAGGAATTCATATAGCGGAGGTGAAAAAAAGGCTAATGAATACTTCAACTTCTGATGATGAATTTAAGATACTTTTTAGTCTTTTTGCGTTGGGAACCATTTTATGTCCCACAAGTGCAATATACATTAATCCGTTGTATCTTCGTGCACTGAAAGATACAAATTCAATTAGAGGAAAAAATTGGGCTAGTTGGTGTTTTACCTTTTTATGGGAAGGTGTGCAAAAGTTTAAAGAGAATAAAGTTAGCTCTGTTAGCGGCTGTGTTCTTTTCTTAAAG TTGTTCTACTTTTCCTCCGTTGTATATGATCGACCTTCTATTGATAGAACAATGTGTCCTATCAGTGTATGGAATAATGATGAGATTCGACGATTCTTGAAATGGCAAAAAAAGCTTGGTGGCATCAAAAGCAATAAG gTTTCGATGCGTGACCCTGATCGGCTTCATAAGCCTGAACAAGCAGAACCTCCTGGGTGGAACAATGCGAATAATGATGCTTTTCAGTTACTAATGGAAAGGTTTGGGTCATTCGTCGCACAAAACAAAGAGTCGTTCCAAACCATTGAACGGAGATTGGAAAATATAGAGAAAATATTGGGAGAGTTGACATCAAAGTATCACGGAGGATCAAGCAAACAACCAGTTGCTCCCGATCCACCTTCAAATGTGAAAAGTCAAAATCGTACATCTCCGGATGGAAAAAGAATGTCAAAAACTGAAGGGAAAATGATTTTGGTCAGTGATGACGACACCGTGGATCGTAGAGTGAAAGCAAGTTTACGAGCCTTTGATGTTATGTTGGGCTGTATTGGGACTACTGCACATACTAGTGAAACTCCGCTCgattcatttcaatttgatAGAGGACATGATCTCCATTTAACGCCAAAACCTCGAGAGGAGGGAGAG AATTTAGCTGAACCACTTGACACTAAGCAAGAGTTCCAGACCTCCACTAGCATGAGCGTACCAGCAACACGACCAGCACGGAATAGAAGGCCGGGACGATACCAACTCTCTCCTTATGATAAAGTGTCTCGGGGAGCGAAGGCTAAGTTTAAAGCTGGTCCTTTCCATGTAAATAACCCCCTTTCTCTTGACCAATTGAAGCTCATTCAATATGCATTTGATAAAGGTGGTAACGGAAG CGAAATCGTTGTCTCTACTGATGATCAATTTATCTCCAAGCATAATTTCATGAGCCTTTTGCCTAACACGGCTCTGAGTGGAGAG ATTCTCACCATGATAGCATATCACCTCACACTATATGAACGGGCTAAACGCAATGATGCACCAATAAACTGGTATTTACCGACAATATATGCA CAATCAGCACTTACCGTTGGAGCCGACGTTGATGGTTTTGCACAAGCAGCAAGTGTCGGAAAACCTTTCATGCTAGACTTTCAAAGGTGCCAAAAG atttATGTTCCAATTAACGATGGTGCCTTTCATTGGTTCCTGTTCATCGTGAATGTGAAGGAAGGCTATGGTGAGGTTTGGGACCCTCTTCCTGATGGTCGAAGTAATCGAAAACGCGAGCAACAAGCTGAACGCATA TTACATTCTCTTGATtccatttttcattcaaaGTTACCTCCAAATGTCAAGCCATCAACGCGATTCATTTGGTTCCCTATTCGGTCTGGTGAGGGGGTTCCGAAACAACCAAACGGATTTGATTGTGGAATCTATGTCATCAAATTCATGGAGACTCCAGGGCTCATTCCTATCAAATCATATAtg CATGATTCCCAAGATGTTCGTGGAAGACTAGCAGTTCAACTTATCGACTCGGCCTTTAATGAAGCACGAGCTGGATTGCTTGCTCAAGCAAACGTCACATTTGCTGAGCATGCTGCCCAGGCAAGGGCCATACCGTCTACGCTGAAGGCAAACACATATAGAATAGGCGCGAAAGCTCCAGGGAAAAGTcggaaaaaaaatccaaaaagatTGCGGTCGTAA
- the LOC127899730 gene encoding uncharacterized protein LOC127899730 isoform X4, with protein MESVDGKRKKSKEKSLWQEKQAVKKKAWIYYFKAEAKRLRLLGVEKVDKTVRADIAQNWKKLTPEERHQWMVSNMNEISSSNSSENSGTSKNIKESDEEKTDGGNLLSRCRVASFSDVVSSFSSDQQAAVNETGLGSLLDLKCGRLRQELCAALIQQCDVGRQSIILHGKEYNLSPTVFATIMGVRDGGTRVDLNDQAVDITDLRVVYSSGPRGIHIAEVKKRLMNTSTSDDEFKILFSLFALGTILCPTSAIYINPLYLRALKDTNSIRGKNWASWCFTFLWEGVQKFKENKVSSVSGCVLFLKLFYFSSVVYDRPSIDRTMCPISVWNNDEIRRFLKWQKKLGGIKSNKVSMRDPDRLHKPEQAEPPGWNNANNDAFQLLMERFGSFVAQNKESFQTIERRLENIEKILGELTSKYHGGSSKQPVAPDPPSNVKSQNRTSPDGKRMSKTEGKMILVSDDDTVDRRVKASLRAFDVMLGCIGTTAHTSETPLDSFQFDRGHDLHLTPKPREEGENLAEPLDTKQEFQTSTSMSVPATRPARNRRPGRYQLSPYDKVSRGAKAKFKAGPFHVNNPLSLDQLKLIQYAFDKGGNGSEIVVSTDDQFISKHNFMSLLPNTALSGEILTMIAYHLTLYERAKRNDAPINWYLPTIYAQSALTVGADVDGFAQAASVGKPFMLDFQRCQKIYVPINDGAFHWFLFIVNVKEGYGEVWDPLPDGRSNRKREQQAERILHSLDSIFHSKLPPNVKPSTRFIWFPIRSGEGVPKQPNGFDCGIYVIKFMETPGLIPIKSYMYVTCVA; from the exons ATGGAATCTGTTGATGGTAAGAGGAAAAAAtcgaaagaaaaatcattatggCAGGAAAAGCAAGcagtgaaaaaaaaagcatggaTATACTATTT TAAGGCAGAAGCAAAACGACTAAGGCTATTAGGGGTAGAAAAGGTGGATAAAACG GTTAGAGCTGATATTGCACAAAATTGGAAGAAACTAACCCCCGAGGAGAGGCATCAATGGATGGTTAGTAATATGAATGAGATATCTAGCTCAAATAGTAGTGAAAATAGTGGTACgagtaaaaatattaaggaATCTGATGAGGAGAAGACTGATGGTGGCAACCTTCTATCTCGATGTCGTGTAGCCTCATTCTCCGATGTGGTTTCATCTTTTTCAAGTGACCAACAAGCAGCAGTGAATGAAACCGGCTTAGGAAGTCTACTTGACCTAAAATGTGGACGCTTAAGACAAGAGTTATGTGCAGCCCTAATTCAACAATGTGATGTAGGTAGGCAAAGTATAATTCTACATGGGAAAGAATACAATTTAAGCCCTACAGTGTTTGCAACTATAATGGGGGTTAGAGATGGAGGCACACGTGTGGACTTAAATGACCAAGCAGTTGATATAACTGATTTGCGTGTAGTGTATAGTAGTGGACCTAGAGGAATTCATATAGCGGAGGTGAAAAAAAGGCTAATGAATACTTCAACTTCTGATGATGAATTTAAGATACTTTTTAGTCTTTTTGCGTTGGGAACCATTTTATGTCCCACAAGTGCAATATACATTAATCCGTTGTATCTTCGTGCACTGAAAGATACAAATTCAATTAGAGGAAAAAATTGGGCTAGTTGGTGTTTTACCTTTTTATGGGAAGGTGTGCAAAAGTTTAAAGAGAATAAAGTTAGCTCTGTTAGCGGCTGTGTTCTTTTCTTAAAG TTGTTCTACTTTTCCTCCGTTGTATATGATCGACCTTCTATTGATAGAACAATGTGTCCTATCAGTGTATGGAATAATGATGAGATTCGACGATTCTTGAAATGGCAAAAAAAGCTTGGTGGCATCAAAAGCAATAAG gTTTCGATGCGTGACCCTGATCGGCTTCATAAGCCTGAACAAGCAGAACCTCCTGGGTGGAACAATGCGAATAATGATGCTTTTCAGTTACTAATGGAAAGGTTTGGGTCATTCGTCGCACAAAACAAAGAGTCGTTCCAAACCATTGAACGGAGATTGGAAAATATAGAGAAAATATTGGGAGAGTTGACATCAAAGTATCACGGAGGATCAAGCAAACAACCAGTTGCTCCCGATCCACCTTCAAATGTGAAAAGTCAAAATCGTACATCTCCGGATGGAAAAAGAATGTCAAAAACTGAAGGGAAAATGATTTTGGTCAGTGATGACGACACCGTGGATCGTAGAGTGAAAGCAAGTTTACGAGCCTTTGATGTTATGTTGGGCTGTATTGGGACTACTGCACATACTAGTGAAACTCCGCTCgattcatttcaatttgatAGAGGACATGATCTCCATTTAACGCCAAAACCTCGAGAGGAGGGAGAG AATTTAGCTGAACCACTTGACACTAAGCAAGAGTTCCAGACCTCCACTAGCATGAGCGTACCAGCAACACGACCAGCACGGAATAGAAGGCCGGGACGATACCAACTCTCTCCTTATGATAAAGTGTCTCGGGGAGCGAAGGCTAAGTTTAAAGCTGGTCCTTTCCATGTAAATAACCCCCTTTCTCTTGACCAATTGAAGCTCATTCAATATGCATTTGATAAAGGTGGTAACGGAAG CGAAATCGTTGTCTCTACTGATGATCAATTTATCTCCAAGCATAATTTCATGAGCCTTTTGCCTAACACGGCTCTGAGTGGAGAG ATTCTCACCATGATAGCATATCACCTCACACTATATGAACGGGCTAAACGCAATGATGCACCAATAAACTGGTATTTACCGACAATATATGCA CAATCAGCACTTACCGTTGGAGCCGACGTTGATGGTTTTGCACAAGCAGCAAGTGTCGGAAAACCTTTCATGCTAGACTTTCAAAGGTGCCAAAAG atttATGTTCCAATTAACGATGGTGCCTTTCATTGGTTCCTGTTCATCGTGAATGTGAAGGAAGGCTATGGTGAGGTTTGGGACCCTCTTCCTGATGGTCGAAGTAATCGAAAACGCGAGCAACAAGCTGAACGCATA TTACATTCTCTTGATtccatttttcattcaaaGTTACCTCCAAATGTCAAGCCATCAACGCGATTCATTTGGTTCCCTATTCGGTCTGGTGAGGGGGTTCCGAAACAACCAAACGGATTTGATTGTGGAATCTATGTCATCAAATTCATGGAGACTCCAGGGCTCATTCCTATCAAATCATATAtg TATGTTACATGCGTAGCATGA